In Terriglobia bacterium, a single window of DNA contains:
- a CDS encoding TIGR03118 family protein → MNGKAMRHLGASAAAVFVSAIVVSSFAAGPARTMLGEAHSYHVSFLTSDGFVEAPQHDANLVNAWGLTATSTSPWWVADNGTGLSTLYDGNGVPQSLVVTVPGNPTGAVAGAGAGFIVNDGTNSGPARFLFASEDGTISGWNPGVPPPSPSHQAFVVVDSSPAGTVYKGLAIASTGAGDRLYATDFHNGRVDVFDGSFAPVVRMGAFVDPRIPTGFAPFGIRAIGGRIFVTYAKQDADQHDDVAGQGIGFVSVFDTEGTFIARVGTRGQLNSPWGIALAPTDFGRFGGDLLIGNFGDGNILAYRMTDDMRRFTPAGQLRDQGGRIISIEGLWAISFGNGAAAGGTNQLFFTAGSDHEAHGSFGRIDVAGAP, encoded by the coding sequence ATGAACGGAAAAGCTATGCGCCATCTCGGTGCCTCTGCGGCCGCCGTGTTCGTCTCCGCGATCGTCGTCTCCAGCTTCGCCGCCGGCCCCGCCCGGACGATGCTCGGGGAGGCGCATTCGTACCATGTGAGCTTCCTCACGTCCGACGGCTTCGTGGAGGCACCCCAGCACGACGCGAACCTGGTCAACGCCTGGGGACTCACCGCGACCTCCACGAGTCCTTGGTGGGTCGCGGACAACGGGACGGGGCTCTCCACTCTCTACGACGGGAACGGCGTGCCGCAATCCCTGGTGGTCACGGTCCCGGGCAATCCCACGGGCGCGGTAGCCGGGGCGGGAGCCGGGTTCATCGTGAACGACGGCACGAACAGCGGACCCGCGCGATTCCTCTTCGCCAGCGAGGACGGCACCATCTCCGGCTGGAACCCGGGAGTCCCGCCGCCTTCCCCATCCCACCAGGCTTTCGTGGTCGTGGACAGCTCCCCCGCCGGGACCGTCTACAAGGGACTTGCGATCGCCAGCACGGGCGCGGGTGACCGTCTCTACGCGACCGACTTCCACAACGGCAGGGTCGATGTATTCGACGGGAGCTTCGCGCCCGTCGTCCGGATGGGTGCGTTCGTCGACCCCCGCATTCCGACCGGGTTCGCCCCGTTCGGCATCCGCGCGATCGGCGGACGGATCTTCGTGACCTATGCGAAGCAGGACGCCGACCAGCATGACGACGTCGCCGGGCAGGGCATCGGGTTCGTGAGCGTCTTCGACACGGAGGGGACCTTCATCGCCCGGGTCGGCACCCGCGGCCAGCTGAACTCCCCGTGGGGGATCGCCCTCGCGCCCACCGATTTCGGTCGTTTCGGCGGCGACCTGCTGATAGGCAACTTCGGCGACGGGAACATCCTGGCCTACAGGATGACCGACGACATGCGCCGGTTCACCCCGGCGGGCCAGCTGCGCGATCAGGGCGGCAGGATCATCAGCATCGAGGGACTGTGGGCCATCTCGTTCGGCAACGGGGCGGCGGCAGGCGGAACGAACCAGCTCTTCTTCACCGCCGGCTCCGACCACGAAGCGCACGGGAGCTTCGGCAGGATCGACGTCGCCGGAGCGCCCTGA
- a CDS encoding DUF4388 domain-containing protein, whose amino-acid sequence MREDDPGRSSDTTAQDAAKRALIEVQRYLADEIAPMMAAEAAGVLVRMPPKYGAAVLRNWIEAQLQAPGRTAPVSSYVYHAVKKLHHLAELRVVDAKAMARYVAELSRIVVRLCPEGEQTDLRLKLSRIAEAETTLSAPVALLNREMGTAAEEAEIKQTLERRIEDVSRPSAGPPPASPRLTLLMGRMDEVRAAPGKGPADEETQELAARMVTKAAAEARDADQLESSLAKLRKLGMEPNLDRRLFRMLAQRMPEWEVDLERAKPGDEAAVGRLLQAMHRIVAMAGSSEEGIQRFSEMVYAAIEQFNEGHLAQAVAMLDTAQRLIEEKKVDGELARIVKTRAQSAVALGPLRQFASTAAKHGLLRKVLWFFPIFNPDSLLDRLDGEPKRETRKLMLSLLEVYSTPCRNKVLERLAGCLAGKPPDPDGFYSRNLVFLLRRIPRGAQEDPQKELTLLAEFSRPQRPFMVTKEAVGALANLSHGKVSQVLAQRLEEFERAAHPGVTDYTGEEMLEILDRTCAALAFLGTRDAVRAVVAHARLEDPRLGDTVGRLRHLADCDLSGGDRLGELVEWLRKALPTKVLGVVLRRGAPVASCLVQALSGTRKPDVERLFEEIVERYPGEEFAERARDALAGFRAEPAPETPATESVAGDLELFGLPALLQSLADARQTGRLVISERNGHDRSILVLRDGRIGGCETGTLRGLDALCQLMERPRPGTFRFEKALRETLPVQGEPMEVLPALLEAIRRHDEFQEDRALVPDGVSLMPTGARPSLPQDESDRGLMEVVWREATRGTAPESCEGLAGSDAYRVRRLYAHWLENGALRRRPAA is encoded by the coding sequence ATGCGCGAGGACGACCCGGGCAGAAGCTCGGACACGACCGCCCAGGATGCGGCCAAGCGGGCCCTGATCGAGGTGCAGCGCTACCTGGCGGACGAGATCGCCCCCATGATGGCGGCGGAAGCCGCAGGGGTCCTGGTCCGCATGCCGCCCAAATACGGAGCGGCCGTCCTTCGCAACTGGATCGAGGCCCAGCTCCAGGCGCCGGGTCGGACCGCGCCGGTATCGAGCTACGTGTATCACGCGGTCAAGAAGCTGCACCATCTCGCCGAGCTGCGGGTCGTGGACGCGAAAGCCATGGCCCGGTACGTGGCGGAGCTTTCGCGCATCGTCGTCCGCCTCTGCCCCGAGGGGGAGCAGACGGATCTCCGGCTGAAGCTGAGCCGGATCGCCGAGGCCGAGACGACGTTGTCGGCGCCGGTCGCGCTGCTGAATCGTGAGATGGGGACCGCCGCCGAGGAAGCCGAGATCAAGCAGACCCTGGAGCGGCGGATCGAAGACGTGTCGCGTCCGAGCGCCGGGCCGCCTCCCGCCAGTCCCCGCCTGACCCTGCTCATGGGGCGGATGGACGAAGTGCGCGCGGCGCCCGGCAAGGGGCCCGCGGACGAGGAAACGCAGGAGCTTGCCGCGCGGATGGTGACGAAGGCCGCCGCGGAGGCTCGCGACGCCGACCAGCTCGAGTCCTCCCTCGCGAAGCTCCGCAAGCTCGGGATGGAGCCCAATCTCGACCGCCGCCTGTTCCGAATGCTCGCTCAGCGCATGCCGGAATGGGAGGTCGACCTGGAGCGGGCCAAGCCGGGCGACGAAGCAGCGGTCGGGCGGCTGCTCCAGGCGATGCACCGGATCGTGGCGATGGCCGGCTCGAGCGAGGAGGGGATCCAGCGATTCAGCGAGATGGTCTACGCGGCCATCGAGCAGTTCAACGAGGGTCACCTCGCCCAGGCCGTCGCGATGCTCGACACGGCGCAGAGGCTGATCGAGGAGAAGAAGGTGGACGGCGAGCTGGCCCGGATCGTCAAGACCCGGGCGCAGAGCGCGGTCGCCCTCGGACCGCTGCGCCAGTTCGCCTCGACCGCCGCCAAGCACGGGCTGCTCCGCAAGGTGCTGTGGTTCTTCCCGATCTTCAACCCCGACAGCCTCCTCGACCGCCTCGACGGCGAGCCCAAGCGGGAGACGCGGAAGCTGATGTTGTCGCTCCTCGAGGTGTACAGCACGCCCTGCCGGAACAAGGTTCTCGAGCGGCTCGCGGGGTGTCTGGCCGGGAAGCCGCCCGACCCCGACGGCTTCTACAGTCGCAACCTCGTGTTCCTGCTCCGCCGGATCCCTCGCGGCGCCCAAGAGGATCCGCAGAAGGAGCTCACGCTCCTGGCCGAGTTCAGCCGGCCGCAGCGCCCGTTCATGGTCACCAAGGAGGCGGTGGGCGCGCTGGCCAACCTGAGCCATGGGAAGGTCTCGCAGGTCCTGGCCCAGCGTCTCGAAGAGTTCGAGCGCGCGGCGCATCCCGGGGTCACGGATTACACCGGAGAGGAGATGCTCGAGATCCTGGACCGGACCTGCGCGGCGCTGGCGTTCCTCGGCACGCGGGACGCGGTTCGCGCCGTCGTCGCCCACGCGCGCCTGGAGGACCCCCGCCTCGGCGACACGGTCGGGCGCCTTCGACATCTCGCGGACTGCGACCTCTCCGGCGGCGACCGGCTCGGCGAGCTCGTCGAATGGCTGAGGAAGGCCCTCCCGACGAAGGTCCTCGGGGTCGTCCTGAGGCGCGGTGCGCCGGTCGCGAGCTGCCTGGTGCAGGCGCTGTCGGGGACGCGGAAGCCCGACGTGGAGAGGCTGTTCGAGGAGATCGTGGAGCGCTACCCGGGCGAGGAATTCGCGGAGCGTGCCCGCGACGCGCTAGCCGGATTCCGGGCGGAGCCCGCGCCGGAGACCCCGGCGACGGAAAGCGTCGCCGGCGATCTGGAGCTCTTCGGCCTTCCGGCGCTTCTCCAATCGCTGGCGGACGCGCGACAGACCGGGCGCCTCGTGATCTCCGAGCGCAACGGACACGATCGATCGATCCTCGTGCTGCGCGACGGCAGAATCGGCGGGTGCGAGACGGGAACGCTCCGCGGCTTGGACGCGTTGTGCCAGCTGATGGAGCGGCCGCGGCCGGGGACGTTCCGGTTCGAGAAGGCGTTGCGGGAAACCCTGCCGGTCCAGGGGGAACCCATGGAGGTCCTGCCGGCGCTCCTCGAGGCGATCCGCCGGCACGACGAGTTCCAGGAGGATCGCGCGCTGGTTCCCGACGGCGTCTCGTTGATGCCGACGGGTGCTCGCCCTTCCCTTCCCCAGGACGAGAGCGACCGCGGGCTGATGGAGGTGGTCTGGCGGGAGGCGACGCGAGGCACCGCGCCCGAGAGCTGCGAGGGTCTGGCGGGCAGCGACGCGTACCGCGTTCGACGGCTCTACGCGCACTGGCTCGAGAACGGCGCCCTCAGGCGCCGCCCCGCGGCGTGA
- a CDS encoding putative zinc-binding metallopeptidase, with protein MRGHRKGDGGGGTWAHLSDDDLLEVRIRDLEVRIRGSALEPHIGRLHRELESRGLALRPPCYLAAEWLCPDGEAAIGIPFYLAHPRLMALEFRMMFEVEGGTRAWCMKLLRHEAGHAVDHAYGLHRRPDWRRVFGSPGTPYNPYFYKVDPVSKNFVRNVPDDYAQSHPYEDFAETFAVWLQPNSLWRTRYAGWPAMRKLRFVDRLMHEIACRRPPRRKPRLQGQARLLQSTLRSYYERKSRRQRLEDLSLCVRELKAIFGASRAKTPGDAAAALIRRNKKLIVEAVAAWSGDRPGHVTRVVASLARIANEHRLVVRADPASTLVRFSTYVATLIVNRLRTHAYRPRK; from the coding sequence ATGCGCGGGCACCGCAAGGGAGACGGGGGGGGCGGAACCTGGGCACACCTGTCCGACGACGATCTTCTCGAGGTCCGCATCCGCGACCTCGAGGTGCGGATCCGGGGCAGCGCCCTCGAGCCCCACATCGGCCGCCTCCACCGGGAGCTCGAGAGCCGTGGTCTCGCCCTTCGGCCGCCGTGCTACCTGGCGGCGGAGTGGCTCTGCCCGGACGGCGAGGCCGCCATCGGGATCCCGTTCTACCTCGCCCACCCACGCCTCATGGCGCTGGAATTCCGGATGATGTTCGAGGTGGAGGGCGGGACGCGGGCCTGGTGCATGAAGCTGCTGCGGCACGAGGCCGGGCACGCCGTCGACCACGCCTACGGGCTTCACAGGCGGCCCGACTGGCGGCGAGTCTTCGGCTCCCCCGGCACGCCGTACAATCCGTATTTCTACAAGGTCGATCCGGTCAGCAAGAACTTCGTGCGCAACGTGCCGGACGATTACGCGCAATCCCATCCGTACGAGGACTTCGCCGAGACGTTCGCCGTCTGGCTCCAGCCGAACTCGCTGTGGCGGACCCGCTACGCGGGCTGGCCCGCCATGCGGAAGCTCCGCTTCGTCGACCGGCTCATGCACGAGATCGCGTGCCGGCGTCCGCCGCGCCGGAAGCCGCGGCTGCAGGGTCAGGCGCGGCTTCTCCAGTCCACCCTCAGGAGCTACTACGAGCGGAAGTCCAGGCGCCAGCGGCTCGAGGACCTGTCGCTGTGCGTCCGGGAGCTCAAGGCCATCTTCGGCGCGTCGCGCGCGAAGACGCCCGGAGACGCCGCGGCGGCGCTGATTCGCAGGAACAAGAAACTGATCGTCGAGGCCGTCGCGGCCTGGTCCGGAGACCGGCCGGGGCACGTGACGCGGGTCGTCGCGAGCCTCGCGCGGATCGCCAACGAGCACCGCCTCGTCGTGCGCGCCGATCCGGCCTCGACGCTCGTGCGGTTCTCGACGTACGTCGCCACGCTCATCGTCAATCGCCTCAGGACCCACGCGTACCGGCCGA